A window of Periplaneta americana isolate PAMFEO1 chromosome 7, P.americana_PAMFEO1_priV1, whole genome shotgun sequence contains these coding sequences:
- the Abl gene encoding tyrosine-protein kinase Abl isoform X3 — translation MGAQQAKERVGSSGALAVRNTIRNKPRIPKDGRQQGSNIFTEHSEALLQSRPLPHIPDLPDSDPPGGGGGGVVQGGATPGSGTGGSGSGTAAPGTPLPLDTANRWTSKENLLAQEEDDPQLFVALYDFQAGGENQLSLKKGEQVRILSYNKSGEWCEAHSASGQVGWVPSNYVTPVNSLEKHSWYHGPISRNAAEYLLSSGINGSFLVRESESSPGQRSISLRYEGRVYHYRINEDTEGKVYVTTESKFNTLAELVHHHSMHSDGLITQLLYPAPKHNKPTVFALSPEPDEWEINRTDIVMRHKLGGGQYGDVYEAVWKRYNMTVAVKTLKEDTMALKDFLEEAAIMKEMKHPNLVQLLGVCTREPPFYIITEFMSKGNLLDYLRNGNKDQINAVVLMYMATQIASGMSYLESRNFIHRDLAARNCLVGENHLVKVADFGLARLMRDDTYTAHAGAKFPIKWTAPEGLAYNKFSTKSDVWAFGILLWEIATYGMSPYPGVDLTDVYHMLEKGYRMECPPGCPPKIYELMRQCWQWNPSDRPTFQEIHHALENMFQESSITEEVEKQLQGSGTPQLAYKKPHAGSTGNIHGLVVMSEQVAATGMVGDGAMSKLSTFTGGPVLSTSKSSLVQMRRPTNRKGKQAPAPPKRTSLLSSCSSFRDSTYADHDPLGHADNQDDTSDLNGITRDLQSLTASNKGDSESDLQDQTPDTDDSGAHSYPEAPTGTFFPPGATSSFKRAPIMGNRGLEQRGKKSRTYPPKDTASAQKVVQVAALEVQNVKRAINRYGTLPKGARIGAYLESLRASGLTSGQEVEGAAVDGGEADCMEEPVGVSDLAPHRSVSPRTNIRTQPQMIRSNSSGGAVGGFHHHPPPPSSPTAGKLHRPRTGVVRNHGSETCGSLRTFRAAPNTSSFRGGSPSRVLQPSLADLEFPPPPADLPPPPEEFDSLNDGPPLTPEPPPPLTTASPSPERRRLRTGPPGSKASPRSLRKLGHSSSLDQPSPRWLADTEHQSDPDKDSPGSTRTSDVRNTEPSVEEASSRFGVSLRHREPSTDSCSSAKSGADHDDSAPLQGGRRGSKGRPRDRPPSPPRSSRSLTSPSPVSPGSDLYSPSEPPPPPTEPSSSPQGAADSEHVGSPNGLSDEPAEKKLAASNKVLKGVIPGMKEMLELKLVAEIKERADLKFGRTGAKESPLGEAATVPGSGSSMDPALQLVSELSEGFQLPDSTKKDLKEVTPDTPPNKSSPDLNKGPTSPVDFKANLRRVSRGSEGGKPESTGQVKQDGVPLGGLKAQLKKFEHTAKRVEGEDHSGSIINFKSRLRRVENSGEKTVGKKTEEEDAMRGEEERRRSSVSVDGDHQQEDDAAKKRDSTVSAHSLDGSGAQLKVDDDDKRRSTGSISSLKKLWESKETSGEATPGAVSAGQVSPKLGLKAAKPEVPGRARDLGDDEDKPKAEEQASPPDDVKPVTKPQAGSRVWPPVQADEKPVVPTKPPVKATKPILSASKLPAGSAIYATPTMPKPPVVAREAKVAAEEEGPATVMGRPGGGERESVLEISQALETSLSSLRSATTVSTGSWLQLSDKVGLFHSSCMGYADSIVPPHARFHFRELLTRLESQARQLRSAGARNSADNTKLCAEVQNTVRDVINAVQR, via the exons GGGAGCAGGTGCGGATCCTGAGCTACAACAAGAGTGGGGAGTGGTGTGAGGCCCATTCCGCATCAGGTCAGGTGGGCTGGGTCCCGTCCAACTACGTGACACCCGTCAACTCACTAGAGAAGCACTCATGGTACCATGGCCCCATCTCCCGCAACGCAGCCGAGTATCTGTTGAGCTCGGGGATCAACGGCAGCTTCCTGGTCCGCGAGTCGGAGAGCAGCCCTGGCCAGCGCAGTATCTCGCTGCGGTACGAGGGGCGTGTCTACCACTACCGAATCAACGAGGACACTGAAGGAAAA GTATACGTGACGACAGAAAGCAAATTCAACACGCTTGCTGAGCTGGTACACCACCACTCCATGCACTCTGATGGACTAATCACGCAGTTGCTCTACCCAGCTCCCAAGCATAACAAGCCCACTGTGTTTGCTCTTAGTCCAG AGCCAGACGAGTGGGAGATCAACCGGACAGACATCGTGATGAGACACAAGCTGGGTGGCGGGCAGTACGGCGATGTGTACGAGGCAGTGTGGAAGCGATACAACATGACAGTTGCTGTCAAGACACTCAAG GAAGACACAATGGCTTTAAAAGACTTTCTGGAGGAGGCGGCCATCatgaaggaaatgaaacatcCAAACCTGGTGCAACTGTTGG gTGTTTGCACACGTGAGCCCCCGTTCTACATCATCACAGAGTTCATGAGCAAAGGCAACCTTCTGGATTACCTGCGGAATGGTAACAAGGACCAGATCAATGCTGTGGTGCTCATGTACATGGCCACCCAGATCGCCAGCGGCATGAGCTACCTGGAGAGTCGCAACTTCATTCACAG AGATCTGGCAGCACGGAACTGTTTGGTTGGTGAGAACCATCTGGTGAAGGTGGCTGACTTTGGGTTGGCACGCCTGATGAGAGATGACACGTACACTGCACATGCAGGGGCCAAGTTTCCTATCAAGTGGACTGCGCCTGAAGGCCTGGCCTACAACAAGTTTTCTACTAAG TCTGATGTGTGGGCGTTCGGAATTCTGCTGTGGGAGATCGCAACGTATGGGATGTCACCTTATCCTGGGGTAGATCTCACAGACGTGTATCACATGTTGGAGAAGGGCTATCGAATGGAGTGTCCTCCTGGCTGCCCCCCCAAGATCTACGAGCTGATGCGGCAGTGCTGGCAGTGGAACCCCAGTGACAGGCCCACCTTCCAGGAGATCCACCACGCACTGGAGAACATGTTCCAGGAGTCCAGCATCACTGAAG AGGTGGAGAAGCAACTCCAGGGAAGTGGAACACCCCAGTTGGCCTACAAGAAGCCTCATGCTGGAAGTACGGGCAACATTCATGGTCTTGTAGTGATGTCGGAGCAGGTGGCTGCCACAGGAATGGTTGGAG ATGGCGCAATGAGCAAGCTGAGCACCTTTACAGGAGGGCCAGTGCTAAGCACCAGCAAGAGCAGCTTGGTGCAGATGCGGAGGCCCACAAACAGGAAGGGAAAGCAGGCACCTGCGCCCCCTAAACGCACCAG TCTGCTTTCTTCTTGCAGCTCGTTCCGAGACAGCACGTATGCAGACCACGACCCGCTGGGCCATGCTGACAACCAAGATGACACCTCGGACTTAAATG GCATAACACGGGACCTTCAAAGTTTGACAGCCAGCAACAAGGGCGACAGTGAGAGCGATCTGCAGGACCAGACACCCGACACTGACGACTCGGGTGCACACTCCTACCCTGAGGCCCCAACTGGCACTTTCTTCCCACCTGGTGCCACCAGCTCCTTCAAACGTGCGCCCATCATGGGGAATAGGGGCCTGGAGCAGAGGGGCAAGAAGTCCCGCACTTATCCCCCCAAGGACACGGCATCTGCACAGAAG GTGGTGCAGGTGGCAGCACTGGAAGTGCAGAATGTGAAGCGGGCTATCAATCGCTATGGCACTCTGCCCAAGGGTGCGCGCATTGGGGCATATCTTGAGTCATTACGAGCAAGTGGACTTACATCGGGGCAAGAAGTGGAAGGAGCAGCGGTGGATGGTGGTGAGGCAGACTGCATGGAAGAGCCTGTGGGGGTGTCTGACCTTGCCCCTCACCGGTCTGTGTCCCCCCGCACCAACATCCGCACACAGCCCCAGATGATCCGCAGCAATTCGTCGGGTGGGGCTGTTGGAGGGTTTCATCACCATCCCCCACCTCCATCGTCACCAACTGCCGGGAAGTTGCACCGCCCCCGCACGGGAGTAGTGAGAAACCACGGCTCAGAGACATGCGGCAGTCTACGCACGTTTAGGGCTGCCCCCAACACCTCGTCCTTCAGAGGGGGGAGTCCCTCACGAGTCCTGCAGCCTAGCCTTGCAGACTTGGAGTTTCCACCTCCTCCCGCAGATCTTCCGCCACCCCCTGAGGAGTTTGATAGTTTGAACGATGGCCCACCACTCACCCCTGAACCTCCACCTCCACTGACGACTGCTTCGCCTAGTCCAGAGCGCCGTCGGCTACGGACTGGGCCACCAGGGAGCAAGGCCTCGCCTCGTAGTCTGAGAAAGCTGGGACACAGCTCCAGCCTCGATCAGCCTTCGCCCCGCTGGTTGGCTGACACAGAGCACCAGAGCGACCCTGACAAGGACAGCCCTGGATCCACTCGCACGTCGGATGTGCGCAACACAGAGCCTTCAGTCGAGGAGGCGAGCTCACGCTTTGGGGTGAGCCTGCGGCACCGCGAGCCATCCACCGACTCGTGCAGCAGTGCCAAGTCTGGCGCCGATCATGACGACTCGGCACCACTGCAGGGTGGCCGGCGCGGCTCCAAGGGCAGGCCAAGGGACAGGCCCCCAAGCCCGCCACGTTCCAGCCGCAGCCTGACTTCGCCTAGCCCCGTGTCCCCCGGTAGCGACCTGTACTCCCCCAGCGAGCCACCCCCACCCCCCACAGAGCCCAGTTCTTCTCCACAGGGTGCAGCAGATAGTGAACATGTTGGATCTCCTAATGGTCTGTCTGACGAGCCTGCAGAGAAGAAGCTGGCTGCGAGCAACAAGGTGCTGAAGGGCGTGATTCCAGGCATGAAGGAAATGCTGGAGCTGAAACTGGTGGCAGAGATCAAGGAGCGGGCGGATCTCAAGTTTGGGCGCACAGGTGCCAAAGAGTCGCCCTTGGGTGAGGCAGCCACTGTGCCAGGGTCGGGGTCTTCCATGGATCCAGCCCTCCAGCTCGTGTCTGAACTTTCTGAGGGCTTCCAGCTCCCAGACTCGACCAAGAAGGATTTGAAAGAAGTGACGCCCGACACTCCACCAAACAAGAGTTCTCCAGACCTCAATAAGGGGCCGACCTCCCCAGTGGATTTTAAGGCCAATCTGAGGCGAGTGAGTCGAGGATCTGAAGGAGGTAAACCTGAGAGTACAGGGCAGGTGAAACAGGATGGCGTGCCCCTGGGGGGCTTGAAGGCGCAGTTGAAGAAGTTCGAACACACAGCAAAACGAGTCGAGGGCGAAGACCACTCGGGATCTATCATAAATTTCAAGTCGAGACTCAGAAGAGTAGAGAACAGTGGAGAGAAGACAGTGGGGAAGAAGACGGAAGAGGAGGACGCGATGCGGGGCGAGGAGGAACGGCGGAGGAGCAGCGTGAGTGTGGATGGAGACCATCAGCAGGAGGACGACGCGGCCAAGAAGCGCGACAGCACTGTGAGCGCCCACAGCCTGGATGGGAGTGGAGCGCAACTCAAGGTGGACGATGACGACAAGCGACGCAGCACCGGCAGCATCAGCAGCCTCAAGAAGCTATGGGAGAGCAAGGAGACGTCGGGGGAGGCCACTCCAGGTGCGGTTTCTGCTGGCCAGGTGAGCCCCAAGCTGGGCCTGAAAGCCGCCAAGCCAGAGGTGCCAGGCAGGGCGAGGGACCTCGGAGATGACGAGGACAAGCCCAAGGCCGAGGAGCAGGCCTCCCCTCCAGACGACGTGAAGCCGGTAACAAAACCGCAGGCGGGATCGAGAGTGTGGCCGCCTGTTCAAGCCGACGAAAAGCCCGTAGTGCCCACCAAGCCACCAGTCAAAGCCACCAAACCCATCCTGTCAGCGTCCAAGCTGCCGGCTGGATCAGCGATATATGCCACCCCGACCATGCCGAAGCCACCGGTTGTGGCCCGCGAGGCTAAGGTCGCTGCAGAAGAGGAGGGGCCTGCCACCGTGATGGGGCGTCCAGGTGGGGGGGAGCGTGAGAGCGTGCTGGAGATATCACAAGCTCTGGAGACCAGCCTAAGCTCACTACGATCGGCTACCACCGTGTCCACTGGCAGCTGGCTGCAGCTGTCGGACAAGGTCGGTTTGTTTCACTCATCATGTATGGGGTATGCGGACAGCATCGTGCCCCCGCATGCCCGCTTCCACTTCCGGGAGCTGCTCACCCGACTTGAGAGCCAGGCCCGGCAGCTGCGGTCAGCTGGCGCGCGTAACTCTGCAGACAATACGAAGCTCTGTGCTGAGGTGCAGAACACGGTTAGAGACGTGATCAATGCTGTGCAGAGGTAG
- the Abl gene encoding tyrosine-protein kinase Abl isoform X1, with translation MGAQQAKERVGSSGALAVRNTIRNKPRIPKDGRQQGSNIFTEHSEALLQSRPLPHIPDLPDSDPPGGGGGGVVQGGATPGSGTGGSGSGTAAPGTPLPLDTANRWTSKENLLAQEEDDPQLFVALYDFQAGGENQLSLKKGEQVRILSYNKSGEWCEAHSASGQVGWVPSNYVTPVNSLEKHSWYHGPISRNAAEYLLSSGINGSFLVRESESSPGQRSISLRYEGRVYHYRINEDTEGKVYVTTESKFNTLAELVHHHSMHSDGLITQLLYPAPKHNKPTVFALSPEPDEWEINRTDIVMRHKLGGGQYGDVYEAVWKRYNMTVAVKTLKEDTMALKDFLEEAAIMKEMKHPNLVQLLGVCTREPPFYIITEFMSKGNLLDYLRNGNKDQINAVVLMYMATQIASGMSYLESRNFIHRDLAARNCLVGENHLVKVADFGLARLMRDDTYTAHAGAKFPIKWTAPEGLAYNKFSTKSDVWAFGILLWEIATYGMSPYPGVDLTDVYHMLEKGYRMECPPGCPPKIYELMRQCWQWNPSDRPTFQEIHHALENMFQESSITEEVEKQLQGSGTPQLAYKKPHAGSTGNIHGLVVMSEQVAATGMVGDGAMSKLSTFTGGPVLSTSKSSLVQMRRPTNRKGKQAPAPPKRTSLLSSCSSFRDSTYADHDPLGHADNQDDTSDLNGIDKIFEGITRDLQSLTASNKGDSESDLQDQTPDTDDSGAHSYPEAPTGTFFPPGATSSFKRAPIMGNRGLEQRGKKSRTYPPKDTASAQKVVQVAALEVQNVKRAINRYGTLPKGARIGAYLESLRASGLTSGQEVEGAAVDGGEADCMEEPVGVSDLAPHRSVSPRTNIRTQPQMIRSNSSGGAVGGFHHHPPPPSSPTAGKLHRPRTGVVRNHGSETCGSLRTFRAAPNTSSFRGGSPSRVLQPSLADLEFPPPPADLPPPPEEFDSLNDGPPLTPEPPPPLTTASPSPERRRLRTGPPGSKASPRSLRKLGHSSSLDQPSPRWLADTEHQSDPDKDSPGSTRTSDVRNTEPSVEEASSRFGVSLRHREPSTDSCSSAKSGADHDDSAPLQGGRRGSKGRPRDRPPSPPRSSRSLTSPSPVSPGSDLYSPSEPPPPPTEPSSSPQGAADSEHVGSPNGLSDEPAEKKLAASNKVLKGVIPGMKEMLELKLVAEIKERADLKFGRTGAKESPLGEAATVPGSGSSMDPALQLVSELSEGFQLPDSTKKDLKEVTPDTPPNKSSPDLNKGPTSPVDFKANLRRVSRGSEGGKPESTGQVKQDGVPLGGLKAQLKKFEHTAKRVEGEDHSGSIINFKSRLRRVENSGEKTVGKKTEEEDAMRGEEERRRSSVSVDGDHQQEDDAAKKRDSTVSAHSLDGSGAQLKVDDDDKRRSTGSISSLKKLWESKETSGEATPGAVSAGQVSPKLGLKAAKPEVPGRARDLGDDEDKPKAEEQASPPDDVKPVTKPQAGSRVWPPVQADEKPVVPTKPPVKATKPILSASKLPAGSAIYATPTMPKPPVVAREAKVAAEEEGPATVMGRPGGGERESVLEISQALETSLSSLRSATTVSTGSWLQLSDKVGLFHSSCMGYADSIVPPHARFHFRELLTRLESQARQLRSAGARNSADNTKLCAEVQNTVRDVINAVQR, from the exons GGGAGCAGGTGCGGATCCTGAGCTACAACAAGAGTGGGGAGTGGTGTGAGGCCCATTCCGCATCAGGTCAGGTGGGCTGGGTCCCGTCCAACTACGTGACACCCGTCAACTCACTAGAGAAGCACTCATGGTACCATGGCCCCATCTCCCGCAACGCAGCCGAGTATCTGTTGAGCTCGGGGATCAACGGCAGCTTCCTGGTCCGCGAGTCGGAGAGCAGCCCTGGCCAGCGCAGTATCTCGCTGCGGTACGAGGGGCGTGTCTACCACTACCGAATCAACGAGGACACTGAAGGAAAA GTATACGTGACGACAGAAAGCAAATTCAACACGCTTGCTGAGCTGGTACACCACCACTCCATGCACTCTGATGGACTAATCACGCAGTTGCTCTACCCAGCTCCCAAGCATAACAAGCCCACTGTGTTTGCTCTTAGTCCAG AGCCAGACGAGTGGGAGATCAACCGGACAGACATCGTGATGAGACACAAGCTGGGTGGCGGGCAGTACGGCGATGTGTACGAGGCAGTGTGGAAGCGATACAACATGACAGTTGCTGTCAAGACACTCAAG GAAGACACAATGGCTTTAAAAGACTTTCTGGAGGAGGCGGCCATCatgaaggaaatgaaacatcCAAACCTGGTGCAACTGTTGG gTGTTTGCACACGTGAGCCCCCGTTCTACATCATCACAGAGTTCATGAGCAAAGGCAACCTTCTGGATTACCTGCGGAATGGTAACAAGGACCAGATCAATGCTGTGGTGCTCATGTACATGGCCACCCAGATCGCCAGCGGCATGAGCTACCTGGAGAGTCGCAACTTCATTCACAG AGATCTGGCAGCACGGAACTGTTTGGTTGGTGAGAACCATCTGGTGAAGGTGGCTGACTTTGGGTTGGCACGCCTGATGAGAGATGACACGTACACTGCACATGCAGGGGCCAAGTTTCCTATCAAGTGGACTGCGCCTGAAGGCCTGGCCTACAACAAGTTTTCTACTAAG TCTGATGTGTGGGCGTTCGGAATTCTGCTGTGGGAGATCGCAACGTATGGGATGTCACCTTATCCTGGGGTAGATCTCACAGACGTGTATCACATGTTGGAGAAGGGCTATCGAATGGAGTGTCCTCCTGGCTGCCCCCCCAAGATCTACGAGCTGATGCGGCAGTGCTGGCAGTGGAACCCCAGTGACAGGCCCACCTTCCAGGAGATCCACCACGCACTGGAGAACATGTTCCAGGAGTCCAGCATCACTGAAG AGGTGGAGAAGCAACTCCAGGGAAGTGGAACACCCCAGTTGGCCTACAAGAAGCCTCATGCTGGAAGTACGGGCAACATTCATGGTCTTGTAGTGATGTCGGAGCAGGTGGCTGCCACAGGAATGGTTGGAG ATGGCGCAATGAGCAAGCTGAGCACCTTTACAGGAGGGCCAGTGCTAAGCACCAGCAAGAGCAGCTTGGTGCAGATGCGGAGGCCCACAAACAGGAAGGGAAAGCAGGCACCTGCGCCCCCTAAACGCACCAG TCTGCTTTCTTCTTGCAGCTCGTTCCGAGACAGCACGTATGCAGACCACGACCCGCTGGGCCATGCTGACAACCAAGATGACACCTCGGACTTAAATGGTATTGATAAGATATTTGAAG GCATAACACGGGACCTTCAAAGTTTGACAGCCAGCAACAAGGGCGACAGTGAGAGCGATCTGCAGGACCAGACACCCGACACTGACGACTCGGGTGCACACTCCTACCCTGAGGCCCCAACTGGCACTTTCTTCCCACCTGGTGCCACCAGCTCCTTCAAACGTGCGCCCATCATGGGGAATAGGGGCCTGGAGCAGAGGGGCAAGAAGTCCCGCACTTATCCCCCCAAGGACACGGCATCTGCACAGAAG GTGGTGCAGGTGGCAGCACTGGAAGTGCAGAATGTGAAGCGGGCTATCAATCGCTATGGCACTCTGCCCAAGGGTGCGCGCATTGGGGCATATCTTGAGTCATTACGAGCAAGTGGACTTACATCGGGGCAAGAAGTGGAAGGAGCAGCGGTGGATGGTGGTGAGGCAGACTGCATGGAAGAGCCTGTGGGGGTGTCTGACCTTGCCCCTCACCGGTCTGTGTCCCCCCGCACCAACATCCGCACACAGCCCCAGATGATCCGCAGCAATTCGTCGGGTGGGGCTGTTGGAGGGTTTCATCACCATCCCCCACCTCCATCGTCACCAACTGCCGGGAAGTTGCACCGCCCCCGCACGGGAGTAGTGAGAAACCACGGCTCAGAGACATGCGGCAGTCTACGCACGTTTAGGGCTGCCCCCAACACCTCGTCCTTCAGAGGGGGGAGTCCCTCACGAGTCCTGCAGCCTAGCCTTGCAGACTTGGAGTTTCCACCTCCTCCCGCAGATCTTCCGCCACCCCCTGAGGAGTTTGATAGTTTGAACGATGGCCCACCACTCACCCCTGAACCTCCACCTCCACTGACGACTGCTTCGCCTAGTCCAGAGCGCCGTCGGCTACGGACTGGGCCACCAGGGAGCAAGGCCTCGCCTCGTAGTCTGAGAAAGCTGGGACACAGCTCCAGCCTCGATCAGCCTTCGCCCCGCTGGTTGGCTGACACAGAGCACCAGAGCGACCCTGACAAGGACAGCCCTGGATCCACTCGCACGTCGGATGTGCGCAACACAGAGCCTTCAGTCGAGGAGGCGAGCTCACGCTTTGGGGTGAGCCTGCGGCACCGCGAGCCATCCACCGACTCGTGCAGCAGTGCCAAGTCTGGCGCCGATCATGACGACTCGGCACCACTGCAGGGTGGCCGGCGCGGCTCCAAGGGCAGGCCAAGGGACAGGCCCCCAAGCCCGCCACGTTCCAGCCGCAGCCTGACTTCGCCTAGCCCCGTGTCCCCCGGTAGCGACCTGTACTCCCCCAGCGAGCCACCCCCACCCCCCACAGAGCCCAGTTCTTCTCCACAGGGTGCAGCAGATAGTGAACATGTTGGATCTCCTAATGGTCTGTCTGACGAGCCTGCAGAGAAGAAGCTGGCTGCGAGCAACAAGGTGCTGAAGGGCGTGATTCCAGGCATGAAGGAAATGCTGGAGCTGAAACTGGTGGCAGAGATCAAGGAGCGGGCGGATCTCAAGTTTGGGCGCACAGGTGCCAAAGAGTCGCCCTTGGGTGAGGCAGCCACTGTGCCAGGGTCGGGGTCTTCCATGGATCCAGCCCTCCAGCTCGTGTCTGAACTTTCTGAGGGCTTCCAGCTCCCAGACTCGACCAAGAAGGATTTGAAAGAAGTGACGCCCGACACTCCACCAAACAAGAGTTCTCCAGACCTCAATAAGGGGCCGACCTCCCCAGTGGATTTTAAGGCCAATCTGAGGCGAGTGAGTCGAGGATCTGAAGGAGGTAAACCTGAGAGTACAGGGCAGGTGAAACAGGATGGCGTGCCCCTGGGGGGCTTGAAGGCGCAGTTGAAGAAGTTCGAACACACAGCAAAACGAGTCGAGGGCGAAGACCACTCGGGATCTATCATAAATTTCAAGTCGAGACTCAGAAGAGTAGAGAACAGTGGAGAGAAGACAGTGGGGAAGAAGACGGAAGAGGAGGACGCGATGCGGGGCGAGGAGGAACGGCGGAGGAGCAGCGTGAGTGTGGATGGAGACCATCAGCAGGAGGACGACGCGGCCAAGAAGCGCGACAGCACTGTGAGCGCCCACAGCCTGGATGGGAGTGGAGCGCAACTCAAGGTGGACGATGACGACAAGCGACGCAGCACCGGCAGCATCAGCAGCCTCAAGAAGCTATGGGAGAGCAAGGAGACGTCGGGGGAGGCCACTCCAGGTGCGGTTTCTGCTGGCCAGGTGAGCCCCAAGCTGGGCCTGAAAGCCGCCAAGCCAGAGGTGCCAGGCAGGGCGAGGGACCTCGGAGATGACGAGGACAAGCCCAAGGCCGAGGAGCAGGCCTCCCCTCCAGACGACGTGAAGCCGGTAACAAAACCGCAGGCGGGATCGAGAGTGTGGCCGCCTGTTCAAGCCGACGAAAAGCCCGTAGTGCCCACCAAGCCACCAGTCAAAGCCACCAAACCCATCCTGTCAGCGTCCAAGCTGCCGGCTGGATCAGCGATATATGCCACCCCGACCATGCCGAAGCCACCGGTTGTGGCCCGCGAGGCTAAGGTCGCTGCAGAAGAGGAGGGGCCTGCCACCGTGATGGGGCGTCCAGGTGGGGGGGAGCGTGAGAGCGTGCTGGAGATATCACAAGCTCTGGAGACCAGCCTAAGCTCACTACGATCGGCTACCACCGTGTCCACTGGCAGCTGGCTGCAGCTGTCGGACAAGGTCGGTTTGTTTCACTCATCATGTATGGGGTATGCGGACAGCATCGTGCCCCCGCATGCCCGCTTCCACTTCCGGGAGCTGCTCACCCGACTTGAGAGCCAGGCCCGGCAGCTGCGGTCAGCTGGCGCGCGTAACTCTGCAGACAATACGAAGCTCTGTGCTGAGGTGCAGAACACGGTTAGAGACGTGATCAATGCTGTGCAGAGGTAG